A single region of the Pseudomonadota bacterium genome encodes:
- a CDS encoding extracellular solute-binding protein, protein MRLSCGLFSTTLALLSVFFFSNPAIAAHGISIDGNLKYPADFKKFDYASESAKKGGHLVLHGLGSFDKMNPFTVKGTEPDGINELVFETLAIPSLDEPFAEYGLVAKDIAVAEDKRSVTFTIDERARFSDGTPITPEDIKFSLETLKSDKALPNYQLYFQDITRAEIIKPDKITFYFSQKNRELHMIAAQLPVLSKKFYTAHPFGAPSLIPPLASGPYIVSDFKPDKHITYTRNENYWAKDHPVRKGIFNFDKITYKYFKDQLVSLEAFKAHEFDFMYINIAKQWARDLDGEKYDKKILVKELLQHKNNQGMQGFVFNTRKTIFTDRKVRNAIGLAFDFEWTNTSLFFDQYTASNSYFSNSELAASGLPGKKELELLKPFKDKLPPEVFTTPLTPVSTAPPQSLRANLREAKNLLALAGWTIQDGQLKNQSGEPFQFEILLYSPSFARVMEPFTNNLKKLGIDANYRQIDIALYIQRMQKHDFDMMVYTYGQSQSPGNEQRNFWHSVSLDMEGSLNLAGINDPAIDYLVDKLIYAETREELETACKGLDRLLWYGYYLVPNWYIANHRITYRNIFNRPEQLPLYYSPFQALMTWWMK, encoded by the coding sequence ATGCGATTATCCTGTGGACTATTCAGCACAACGCTGGCCCTTCTCTCTGTATTTTTCTTTTCAAATCCGGCAATTGCGGCGCATGGAATCAGTATTGACGGCAACCTGAAATATCCTGCGGATTTTAAAAAATTCGACTATGCGTCAGAATCGGCTAAAAAAGGCGGTCATCTAGTATTGCACGGCCTTGGCAGTTTCGACAAGATGAACCCTTTTACCGTCAAAGGAACCGAACCGGACGGGATTAACGAGCTTGTTTTTGAAACACTGGCAATTCCAAGCCTTGACGAACCTTTTGCCGAATACGGTCTGGTTGCAAAAGATATTGCAGTTGCTGAAGACAAACGCTCTGTCACTTTTACCATTGATGAACGCGCCAGGTTTTCCGACGGTACTCCCATCACCCCTGAAGATATCAAGTTTTCCCTGGAAACCCTCAAAAGCGATAAAGCGCTTCCCAACTATCAGCTTTATTTTCAAGACATTACCCGGGCTGAAATTATCAAACCCGACAAGATAACCTTCTATTTTTCACAGAAGAACAGAGAGCTGCACATGATTGCCGCGCAGCTGCCGGTTCTGTCAAAAAAATTCTACACCGCGCATCCTTTCGGGGCCCCATCGCTCATTCCTCCCCTTGCATCCGGTCCGTATATCGTCTCAGATTTCAAGCCGGACAAGCACATCACCTACACGCGGAATGAAAATTATTGGGCAAAAGACCATCCCGTCCGCAAGGGAATATTTAATTTTGACAAAATCACCTATAAATATTTCAAAGATCAACTGGTTTCCCTTGAAGCGTTCAAAGCCCACGAATTCGACTTCATGTACATCAATATCGCCAAACAATGGGCTCGCGATCTCGACGGCGAAAAATACGACAAAAAAATACTTGTTAAAGAATTGCTGCAGCATAAAAACAACCAGGGCATGCAGGGGTTTGTCTTTAACACCCGAAAAACAATTTTTACCGACCGCAAGGTCCGTAATGCCATCGGCCTGGCCTTTGATTTTGAATGGACAAATACATCCCTCTTTTTTGACCAGTACACGGCAAGCAACAGTTATTTCAGCAACTCAGAACTTGCAGCAAGCGGACTGCCGGGTAAAAAAGAACTTGAACTCCTCAAACCCTTTAAGGACAAACTCCCTCCGGAAGTCTTCACCACACCCCTCACCCCGGTTTCCACCGCCCCACCCCAAAGCCTGCGCGCAAACCTCCGGGAAGCAAAAAATCTCCTCGCTCTTGCCGGATGGACCATTCAGGACGGCCAATTGAAGAATCAATCAGGTGAACCGTTTCAATTTGAGATACTGCTCTATTCACCTTCTTTTGCCCGGGTCATGGAACCCTTCACCAATAATTTGAAAAAACTCGGCATTGATGCGAATTATCGCCAGATCGACATCGCCCTCTATATTCAAAGAATGCAGAAACATGATTTCGACATGATGGTTTACACCTATGGGCAATCCCAATCTCCTGGAAACGAACAACGCAATTTCTGGCATTCGGTTTCCCTTGATATGGAGGGATCCCTTAACCTGGCCGGGATTAATGATCCGGCTATCGACTATCTGGTTGATAAATTAATCTATGCCGAAACCAGGGAAGAGCTGGAAACCGCCTGCAAAGGACTCGACCGTCTGCTCTGGTACGGATATTACCTGGTGCCGAACTGGTATATCGCCAACCACCGGATCACCTACAGAAATATCTTTAACCGCCCCGAGCAATTGCCGCTTTATTACAGCCCGTTTCAAGCGCTTATGACCTGGTGGATGAAGTAG
- a CDS encoding ABC transporter permease subunit: protein MLTYLLKRTLLMIPTLFGIMLITFTVTQFVPGGPVERKIAELQGQGGGPSEIRIAGKGDLYHGSKGLDQEKIEQLRKMYGFDKPPVSRFFSMIKNYLLFDFGESYYHHRKVTELVISKLPVSMSLGLWSFFIVYSVCIPLGISKAMRDGSKFDVITSSVILVGYAIPGFVLAVFLIVLFGGGSFWDIFPLRNLTSDNFSELSLIGKILDYLWHMVLPIISSAIGSLAVMTLLTKNSFLEEIRKQYVLTARAKGLSEKRVLYKHVFRNAIIPIITGFPGSFITAFFTGSLLIETVFSLDGMGLLGYNSVMNRDYPVVLGLLYFFTIIGLVSRLLTDISYVMVDPRITFESSESS from the coding sequence ATGCTCACCTATCTTCTCAAGCGAACCCTGCTGATGATTCCCACCCTTTTCGGGATCATGCTGATTACGTTCACGGTGACGCAATTCGTTCCCGGCGGCCCGGTTGAACGAAAAATCGCCGAACTTCAGGGTCAGGGAGGCGGGCCAAGCGAAATCAGGATCGCCGGCAAAGGCGATCTCTATCACGGCAGCAAAGGGCTTGATCAGGAAAAAATTGAACAACTCCGAAAAATGTACGGCTTTGACAAACCTCCGGTGAGCCGTTTTTTTTCGATGATCAAGAATTACCTGTTATTTGATTTCGGTGAAAGTTATTACCATCACCGGAAAGTAACCGAGCTGGTCATCTCAAAATTGCCGGTGTCAATGTCCCTTGGCTTATGGTCATTTTTCATCGTTTATTCCGTCTGCATTCCTCTGGGCATTTCCAAGGCCATGCGCGACGGCTCGAAATTCGATGTCATCACCAGCTCCGTAATCCTTGTGGGCTATGCAATACCCGGCTTTGTTCTTGCAGTTTTTCTTATCGTGCTTTTCGGCGGCGGATCATTCTGGGACATTTTCCCGTTACGGAACCTGACCTCAGATAATTTTTCCGAACTGAGCCTGATCGGCAAAATCCTTGATTATCTCTGGCACATGGTCCTGCCCATCATCTCAAGCGCCATCGGCAGTCTTGCAGTAATGACCCTGCTCACCAAAAACAGTTTTTTAGAGGAAATCAGAAAACAGTATGTACTTACCGCCAGGGCCAAAGGCTTGAGCGAAAAACGGGTTCTGTATAAACATGTGTTCAGAAACGCCATTATCCCGATTATCACTGGTTTTCCAGGATCATTTATCACCGCTTTTTTTACCGGCAGCTTACTCATCGAAACCGTTTTCTCGCTGGATGGCATGGGGCTGCTCGGCTACAACTCGGTGATGAACCGCGATTATCCGGTTGTGCTGGGACTGCTCTATTTCTTCACGATAATCGGTCTGGTTTCCCGGCTGCTCACCGATATCAGCTATGTCATGGTTGACCCGAGAATCACCTTTGAAAGCTCGGAAAGTTCTTAA
- a CDS encoding ABC transporter permease encodes MTRKNSLLRRRWDRFKKNRRGYYSLVIFSILFVICLFAEMISNDKPLIIHYNDGYSFPVFKQYPETAYGGDFETEADYKDPYILEKITKGNNWTLFPPNPHSYNSINLHIDQPVPSPPTKVNYLGTDDRGRDVLARLIYGFRLSVIFGFSLTFVGTLLGMFFGAVQGYFGGKTDLIFQRFIEIWSSMPELYLLIIFASIFKPSFLLLLILLSLFGWMGLSDYVRAEFLKGRNMEYVKAAKALGVNNATIMYRHLMPNSMTPVITFLPFRLSGAILALTSLDFLGLGLPPPAPSLGELLAQGKGNIDAWWLSISTFVVLVGMLILLIFVGEALREAFDPRKT; translated from the coding sequence ATGACTCGAAAAAACAGCCTGCTCAGGCGCCGATGGGACAGATTCAAAAAGAACAGAAGAGGATATTACAGCCTGGTAATATTTTCTATTCTCTTTGTGATCTGTCTTTTTGCCGAGATGATCAGCAATGATAAACCACTGATCATTCATTATAACGACGGCTACTCGTTTCCGGTGTTCAAACAATATCCGGAAACTGCCTATGGCGGTGATTTTGAGACGGAAGCCGATTACAAAGATCCCTATATCCTGGAAAAAATCACAAAAGGCAACAACTGGACGCTGTTTCCGCCAAATCCACACAGCTATAATTCAATCAACCTCCATATCGACCAACCAGTACCATCCCCTCCCACCAAGGTTAATTATCTGGGCACCGATGACCGGGGAAGAGACGTCCTGGCGCGCTTGATCTACGGATTCAGACTTTCTGTTATTTTCGGGTTTTCATTAACCTTTGTCGGCACCCTGCTCGGCATGTTTTTCGGCGCGGTTCAGGGATATTTCGGCGGCAAAACCGATCTTATATTTCAGCGGTTTATCGAGATCTGGAGTTCCATGCCCGAGCTGTATCTGCTGATCATTTTTGCATCGATCTTCAAACCGAGCTTTCTCCTGCTCCTGATCCTGCTGTCGCTTTTCGGCTGGATGGGCCTGTCGGACTATGTCAGGGCGGAATTTCTCAAAGGCAGAAACATGGAATACGTCAAGGCCGCCAAAGCCCTTGGCGTGAATAACGCAACCATAATGTACAGACATCTGATGCCCAACAGCATGACGCCGGTGATCACCTTTCTGCCGTTCCGGTTGTCAGGTGCTATCCTTGCCCTTACCAGTCTTGATTTCCTCGGCCTGGGACTTCCACCTCCCGCCCCGAGTCTCGGCGAACTGCTCGCCCAGGGAAAAGGCAATATTGATGCATGGTGGCTGTCGATCAGCACCTTTGTCGTTTTAGTAGGTATGCTGATTCTGCTCATCTTTGTCGGCGAAGCGCTGCGCGAGGCATTTGATCCAAGAAAGACATGA
- a CDS encoding ABC transporter ATP-binding protein: MTENNLLQIKNLSMGFHTESGFSPVLDEVCLEIARGETVALVGESGSGKSVTALSILQLLERQTVQSSGEIIFETKDMLKLPEAQLRKIRGNRIAMIFQEPMTSLNPVYSIGNQLIEPLMLHQGLDKDTARSRAIELLKTTGISNPEDRINNYPHQLSGGQRQRVMIAIALACHPVLLIADEPTTALDVTIQAQILALIRDIQQEMNMAVLLITHDLNMVKKFARRLYIMHQGKIVEHGMTKDIFSSPKAPYTIHLLNSVPSGEPAPKPASAPILTINNLQCSFSLKAGFFKRQVGEIRAVDQVSITIRQGTTYGIVGESGSGKSTLGMCILRLTGCNGEILYNDENLLSLTNRQMRPLRKEFQVVFQDPFASLSPRLTVEQIIAEGLQVHKPELSKEQRRKSVEAALTEVGLEQDMAQRYPHEFSGGQRQRIAIARAMILKPKFLILDEPTSALDMTIQAQIIDLLRDFQKKYGMTYLFISHDLRVIRAMADDIAVMQNGRIVESGQAAEIFRNPQHPYTRQLFSAAFNLDIITP; encoded by the coding sequence ATGACAGAAAACAACCTTTTGCAGATTAAGAATCTCTCCATGGGATTCCATACGGAATCCGGCTTCTCGCCGGTGCTCGATGAGGTCTGCCTTGAAATCGCCAGGGGCGAAACCGTGGCCCTTGTTGGAGAATCCGGTTCCGGTAAATCGGTCACCGCCCTGTCTATCCTGCAATTATTGGAGCGCCAGACCGTGCAGTCCAGCGGCGAGATCATCTTTGAAACCAAGGATATGCTCAAACTCCCGGAAGCGCAGTTACGGAAAATCCGCGGCAACAGAATCGCCATGATTTTCCAGGAACCCATGACCTCGCTCAATCCGGTCTATTCCATCGGCAACCAGCTCATTGAACCGCTGATGCTTCATCAGGGGCTTGATAAAGATACAGCCCGATCACGCGCCATTGAACTTCTTAAAACAACAGGAATTTCAAATCCGGAAGACCGTATCAATAATTACCCGCACCAGTTATCAGGCGGCCAGCGACAGCGGGTGATGATCGCCATTGCCCTGGCCTGCCATCCGGTTCTGCTCATTGCCGACGAACCCACCACTGCATTGGATGTAACTATTCAGGCCCAGATCCTTGCGCTGATCCGTGACATCCAGCAGGAAATGAACATGGCAGTGCTGCTGATCACCCATGATTTGAATATGGTGAAAAAATTCGCCCGGCGCCTCTACATCATGCATCAGGGAAAAATCGTTGAACACGGCATGACCAAAGATATTTTTTCATCGCCCAAAGCCCCCTATACCATTCATCTTCTTAACAGTGTGCCATCCGGAGAACCAGCCCCTAAACCGGCATCAGCACCGATCCTGACGATCAACAACCTGCAATGCTCCTTTTCCCTGAAAGCCGGTTTTTTCAAACGCCAGGTGGGTGAAATCCGGGCCGTTGACCAGGTAAGCATCACCATCCGCCAGGGCACTACTTACGGCATCGTCGGCGAATCCGGTTCCGGCAAGAGCACCCTGGGGATGTGCATTCTACGGCTCACCGGCTGCAACGGTGAAATCCTTTACAACGATGAGAACCTTCTTTCCCTGACCAACAGACAAATGCGGCCTTTACGAAAAGAATTCCAGGTGGTGTTTCAGGACCCCTTTGCCTCCCTTTCGCCACGGCTCACCGTGGAACAGATAATCGCCGAAGGCCTCCAGGTCCATAAGCCGGAATTATCAAAAGAACAAAGACGCAAATCCGTTGAGGCGGCGCTTACCGAAGTCGGCCTGGAACAGGATATGGCCCAGCGGTATCCCCACGAATTTTCCGGCGGGCAGCGGCAGCGCATCGCCATTGCCCGGGCGATGATCCTTAAACCGAAGTTTCTCATCCTGGACGAACCAACCAGCGCCCTGGACATGACCATTCAAGCCCAGATCATCGATCTTCTGCGGGATTTCCAGAAAAAATACGGCATGACCTATCTGTTCATTTCCCATGATCTTCGGGTAATCCGTGCCATGGCCGATGATATCGCTGTGATGCAAAACGGCAGAATCGTTGAATCCGGTCAGGCAGCTGAAATATTCCGCAACCCGCAACATCCCTACACCAGGCAACTTTTTTCAGCCGCATTCAATCTTGACATCATCACCCCGTAA
- a CDS encoding Ni/Fe hydrogenase subunit alpha produces the protein MSREIVLQKATRIEGNADIHIEVEDGELKAARFMVQDFRAFEKIMIGKRIELAPHIISRICGLCSTAHQVAGFRAVENALGLEVEPSVDMLRQVALLGERISSHALSYFFLTYPDLIGSSKGLFDLKKMYPKVAEDAFFLRKAGNRIIEIVGKRAVHPVSMAVGRFNILPTEEELNEIKRIAAEIKATTYHLISTLDKDHYGHNSIPYPAGQRVNFLTYDGRPGREKFRVFDDQGKVCQEFSGDSLEDHISELRVDWSFAKFPYLTHMGFPGGILLVGPLSRVYQDNGVLQDEDLKDLGITKHLKQNVTTYLDSFDTARLLEIFLSAKQILALLKKIKLQDLATPEIDFDVSGRGIGIVEAPRGVLVHSYLVNRGKIERLRLLVATQFNNAYINMVLRDLAQGHISGNSISPQGEKQIGRCIRMFDPCLTCATH, from the coding sequence GTGAGCAGGGAAATAGTTCTTCAAAAAGCAACGCGGATTGAAGGGAATGCTGACATCCATATTGAGGTGGAAGATGGCGAGCTTAAGGCGGCGCGTTTCATGGTCCAGGATTTCAGAGCATTTGAAAAAATCATGATTGGCAAACGTATCGAGCTGGCGCCGCATATCATTTCCAGAATCTGCGGATTATGCAGTACAGCGCATCAGGTTGCTGGTTTCAGGGCGGTTGAAAATGCCCTGGGCCTCGAGGTGGAACCCTCGGTTGACATGCTTCGGCAGGTTGCCCTTCTGGGAGAGAGAATCAGCAGCCACGCCTTGAGTTATTTTTTTCTGACTTATCCCGATCTGATTGGTTCATCAAAGGGGCTTTTTGATCTGAAAAAGATGTATCCTAAAGTTGCCGAGGATGCATTTTTCCTGAGAAAAGCAGGGAACCGCATCATCGAAATCGTCGGCAAACGCGCTGTGCATCCCGTGTCCATGGCCGTCGGCCGGTTTAATATTCTGCCCACTGAAGAGGAACTGAATGAAATTAAACGGATTGCGGCCGAGATTAAAGCAACCACCTACCACCTGATTTCCACTCTTGATAAAGATCATTACGGGCATAACAGCATTCCTTATCCTGCCGGGCAACGGGTTAATTTCCTTACATATGATGGACGTCCAGGCCGGGAAAAATTCAGGGTTTTTGACGACCAGGGCAAGGTTTGTCAGGAATTTTCCGGCGATTCCCTTGAAGACCATATCTCCGAGCTTCGGGTTGATTGGTCATTTGCAAAATTCCCCTATCTCACCCATATGGGATTTCCTGGGGGAATTCTTCTTGTCGGACCGTTGTCACGAGTCTATCAGGATAATGGCGTACTTCAGGACGAAGACCTCAAAGACCTTGGAATCACCAAACACCTCAAGCAGAATGTGACAACATATTTGGACAGCTTTGATACTGCCCGCCTGCTTGAGATATTTCTTTCAGCAAAACAGATCCTTGCGCTACTCAAGAAAATAAAATTGCAGGACCTTGCCACACCGGAGATTGATTTTGATGTGAGCGGCCGTGGCATCGGAATTGTTGAAGCGCCACGTGGAGTGCTGGTTCATAGTTATCTGGTGAATAGGGGAAAGATCGAGCGGTTACGACTTCTGGTTGCAACGCAATTTAATAATGCCTATATCAATATGGTTTTAAGGGATCTGGCGCAAGGTCATATCTCTGGAAATAGTATTTCACCGCAGGGGGAAAAGCAGATTGGCAGATGTATCCGGATGTTTGACCCGTGTCTAACCTGTGCAACTCATTGA
- a CDS encoding cyclic nucleotide-binding domain-containing protein, whose product MNAGEDLFGAVYEKGKVIYKQDDSGDSLYIIQSGAVEVSHKRGEENVSLCILEKGEFFGEVALLPDHLRLTTVKAIERTRLLCFTREALLEKMRQDSGVSLHLLRGIILRIHQSSQKVREVAVENETLRLALGMSQELSPGALISKMVSTGTKDFQGILWNDISVKDISKIWNAEGNEEWVEQGQVIFEEGESAKSMFFVAQGSIEVSIQSGKEKCVLTTLGPGGFFGEMATISGCKRTATALATSKTLLVSLSQDEFFEKIRKKPELALHILQSLILRLRRQNALLANPYMASTLIPQNWGALVSKKQTIKIAMISLSSCSGCSAVLIDDPVFDELLKSNVEIVYCPMLLDQDEIPEVDIALVEGAVRLKDDVNILEEARNKSRILIAWGTCAATGGVPAMANRFELEELIEETYGMAHDAFSYYLSGKGGIDLQTTYQERGVSLLRRARNLENYVRVDFFLAGCPPQPRLLMDLISEMNGEKFPKVAPVVCAECGRKVTRNNSNSLQSFSASDDSNICFVSNGMICLGFLTRGGCGGVCTKNGLSCWGCRGPSDMVFKKLYDGSSYGEVVIDSLTKRCNLERKDVRKIAKKLQQQEYGLFSLRQDMVSNEINKMRVR is encoded by the coding sequence ATGAACGCGGGTGAAGACCTTTTTGGTGCCGTATATGAAAAAGGTAAAGTGATATATAAGCAGGATGATTCTGGCGATTCATTGTATATCATCCAATCCGGCGCGGTTGAAGTTTCCCACAAGAGAGGTGAGGAGAATGTCTCCCTCTGCATTCTTGAAAAGGGGGAATTTTTTGGTGAAGTTGCCTTGCTTCCCGACCATCTTCGTCTTACAACCGTCAAAGCAATCGAGCGAACTCGACTTCTTTGTTTTACCAGGGAAGCACTTCTTGAAAAGATGCGGCAGGACTCAGGTGTTTCTCTGCATCTGCTTCGCGGCATTATTCTGCGTATACACCAATCCAGTCAGAAAGTCAGGGAAGTGGCAGTGGAAAATGAAACACTGCGTCTGGCTCTCGGTATGAGCCAGGAGTTAAGCCCCGGTGCCCTCATTTCAAAAATGGTCAGCACCGGGACAAAGGATTTCCAGGGAATTCTCTGGAATGACATTTCCGTTAAAGACATTTCGAAAATCTGGAATGCTGAAGGCAATGAGGAGTGGGTGGAGCAGGGCCAGGTTATTTTTGAAGAAGGGGAGTCTGCCAAGTCTATGTTTTTTGTTGCACAAGGTTCTATCGAGGTAAGTATTCAATCCGGAAAAGAAAAATGTGTGCTCACCACTCTTGGCCCCGGTGGTTTTTTTGGAGAGATGGCAACTATCAGCGGTTGCAAGAGAACAGCCACTGCTCTGGCTACCTCAAAGACTTTGTTGGTATCGTTGAGCCAGGATGAATTTTTTGAAAAGATTCGAAAAAAACCCGAACTCGCCCTTCATATTCTCCAGTCTCTGATTTTACGATTAAGAAGGCAGAATGCTCTGCTCGCCAACCCGTATATGGCCTCCACCCTTATCCCGCAGAATTGGGGCGCGCTAGTCAGCAAAAAGCAAACCATAAAAATCGCGATGATATCTCTGTCTTCCTGCTCGGGGTGCTCTGCAGTGCTTATTGATGACCCGGTGTTTGATGAACTGCTTAAGAGTAATGTGGAAATCGTTTACTGCCCGATGCTTCTGGATCAGGACGAAATACCCGAAGTTGACATTGCCTTGGTGGAAGGCGCGGTCCGTCTTAAAGATGATGTGAATATTCTGGAAGAAGCTAGAAACAAGTCTCGAATTCTCATTGCCTGGGGAACCTGCGCCGCAACCGGAGGAGTCCCGGCTATGGCCAATCGCTTTGAACTTGAGGAGCTGATTGAGGAGACCTATGGCATGGCCCATGATGCTTTTTCTTATTATCTTTCAGGCAAGGGCGGCATAGATCTGCAAACAACCTACCAGGAAAGAGGGGTCAGCCTCCTCAGGCGAGCCAGGAATCTTGAAAATTATGTCAGGGTCGACTTTTTTTTAGCCGGCTGCCCGCCCCAGCCTCGACTTTTGATGGATCTCATCTCCGAAATGAATGGCGAAAAATTTCCAAAGGTGGCACCTGTGGTTTGCGCTGAATGCGGTCGGAAGGTGACCAGGAATAATTCAAATTCTCTGCAGTCGTTTTCTGCAAGCGACGACAGCAATATCTGTTTCGTTTCCAATGGCATGATCTGCCTGGGATTTCTCACCCGCGGCGGTTGCGGCGGCGTCTGTACTAAAAACGGTTTGTCCTGTTGGGGATGCAGAGGTCCATCTGACATGGTTTTTAAAAAATTATATGATGGATCATCTTATGGTGAAGTGGTCATCGACTCATTGACCAAGAGATGCAATCTGGAGCGTAAGGATGTCCGTAAGATTGCAAAAAAACTGCAGCAACAGGAATACGGCTTATTCAGCCTCAGACAGGATATGGTCTCCAATGAAATTAATAAAATGAGGGTCAGGTGA